A single window of Tenericutes bacterium MZ-XQ DNA harbors:
- a CDS encoding DNA-binding response regulator — MRILLVDDDQTIRDSLDIILSKTKDFHIVGKVENGQKAIDFVSNHDVDMILMDIRMPVLNGIDATAIIKSMKQEIKIIMLTTFNDFKNIHQALHAKADGYLLKTDDIEKQITTIQNVYLGQAVLSDEVLKMMTSSEFIDSLTERENSCLELIAHGYSNKEISQKLWISEGSVRNVISVILDKLNLRDRTQLAIYYWQTKHDKK, encoded by the coding sequence ATGCGTATACTACTTGTCGATGATGATCAAACCATTAGGGATAGTTTAGACATCATATTATCAAAAACTAAAGACTTTCACATTGTTGGTAAAGTTGAAAATGGCCAAAAAGCAATTGACTTTGTGTCAAATCATGATGTTGATATGATTTTAATGGATATTAGAATGCCTGTTTTAAATGGGATTGATGCCACTGCAATCATTAAATCGATGAAACAAGAGATTAAAATCATAATGCTTACAACTTTTAATGACTTCAAAAACATCCATCAGGCACTTCATGCGAAAGCTGATGGGTATTTACTTAAAACTGATGATATAGAAAAACAAATCACAACGATTCAAAATGTATATTTAGGTCAAGCAGTTTTAAGCGATGAAGTTTTAAAAATGATGACTTCAAGTGAATTTATCGATTCATTAACAGAAAGAGAAAATAGTTGTTTAGAACTCATTGCTCATGGGTATTCTAATAAAGAGATCTCGCAAAAACTATGGATTAGCGAAGGATCTGTAAGAAATGTGATTAGTGTCATCTTAGATAAACTAAACTTACGAGATCGTACACAACTTGCAATATATTATTGGCAAACCAAACATGATAAAAAATGA
- a CDS encoding export ABC transporter ATP-binding protein, protein MIVKMKDVIKRYGDEVMALDYLNLEIKKGEVVGLLGPNGAGKTTAINIISGLLELDEGEIFVFGEKQTPKNKNVKRKIGLVTQEVTVYEDLSAYENLRFFGSLYGLKGRALEDKIHEVAELVGITEKLHVIPKKYSGGMKRRLNIGCALLHDPELVILDEPTVGIDPQSRNYILEFVKKLAKDKDISIIYTSHYIEEVEQISDFVYIIDQGHIIAKGTVKDLISKMKGDQIIDIEVRHPEEETVKSIKALPDVKDVHLEHQTYKIMIETSVNILDQILQIVSKETVLHIKHNEPNLEDVFLMLTGKHLRDGGVLYD, encoded by the coding sequence ATGATTGTAAAAATGAAAGATGTTATTAAACGTTATGGCGATGAAGTCATGGCACTAGATTATTTAAATTTAGAGATTAAAAAGGGTGAAGTGGTTGGACTACTTGGTCCTAATGGTGCAGGTAAGACGACTGCCATCAACATTATTTCTGGTTTGTTAGAACTGGATGAAGGTGAGATTTTTGTTTTTGGTGAAAAACAAACACCTAAAAACAAAAATGTTAAGAGAAAAATAGGTTTAGTTACGCAAGAAGTAACTGTATATGAAGATTTAAGTGCATATGAAAACCTTAGATTTTTCGGAAGTCTTTATGGCTTAAAAGGTAGGGCATTAGAAGATAAGATTCATGAAGTTGCTGAACTTGTTGGGATTACCGAAAAACTACATGTCATACCTAAGAAATACTCAGGTGGAATGAAAAGAAGATTAAATATCGGATGTGCACTCCTTCATGATCCTGAGCTTGTGATTTTAGATGAACCGACTGTAGGGATAGATCCACAAAGTAGAAATTATATCTTAGAGTTTGTTAAAAAACTAGCAAAAGATAAAGATATATCTATAATCTATACATCACATTATATCGAAGAAGTCGAACAAATCAGTGATTTTGTCTATATCATCGATCAAGGACATATCATTGCGAAAGGCACAGTCAAAGATTTAATCTCAAAGATGAAGGGAGATCAAATCATTGACATTGAAGTCAGACATCCTGAAGAAGAAACAGTGAAGTCAATCAAAGCATTGCCTGATGTTAAAGATGTCCATTTAGAGCATCAAACCTATAAGATTATGATTGAAACATCAGTCAATATCTTAGATCAAATCTTACAGATTGTCTCTAAAGAAACAGTACTTCATATTAAACACAATGAACCAAACTTAGAAGATGTATTCTTAATGCTTACAGGTAAGCATTTAAGAGATGGTGGTGTTTTATATGATTAG